The following coding sequences are from one Lolium rigidum isolate FL_2022 chromosome 6, APGP_CSIRO_Lrig_0.1, whole genome shotgun sequence window:
- the LOC124664058 gene encoding general transcription factor 3C polypeptide 6-like: MEAWNRRAKRRRKGGDDDNEEEEYVLLELDDCFYYNVQPNSPYILSGLDTLTPTLIVGDGLKMIGEYKETVGTCYAFSESDAPPKSIHDGMAPPKENKGKQASNSKEAPARSKAVKHLSSVQKILKFRSIGEDHQDYRAYLDKDK; this comes from the exons ATGGAGGCGTGGAACAGAAGG gcgaagaggcggcgcaagggtggTGATGACGATAATGAAGAAGAAGAGTATGTGTTGCTAGAGTTGGATGATTGCTTTTATTACAACGTCCAACCAAATTCTCCATATATACTCTCT GGTTTGGATACATTGACTCCTACCTTGATAGTTGGTGATGGCCTGAAGATG ATTGGTGAGTACAAAGAAACGGTTGGCACGTGCTATGCATTTTCAGAAAGTG ATGCTCCACCAAAATCCATTCACGACGGGATGGCCCCTCCCAAAGAAAATAAGGGAAAGCAAGCCAGCAATAGCAAGGAAGCACCAGCACGATCCAAGGCAGTGAAACATCTCTCGAGCGTTCAAAAGATACTCAAATTCCGGTCCATCGGTGAGGATCATCAGGACTACAGAGCATATCTGGACAAGGACAAATAA